A single region of the Lycium barbarum isolate Lr01 chromosome 2, ASM1917538v2, whole genome shotgun sequence genome encodes:
- the LOC132627356 gene encoding B3 domain-containing protein Os03g0212300-like isoform X1 has product MFTSPSSSFSLTSLLHEIMFLKSSVLQSKMMSFSPYQEQDNNSVLQLKKIPRGFLKVFNGEAPVHFVLEGPAGISWPVGVEQIEGDFVFRRGWQDFVKKKNLEYGDFLTFCYAGNSKFYVRLYGKDGCLKQDQENVHGYLRKATGTTICAAPPPASFELVMKKSYFTKLTIPAAFGNRFMKRGEEKFATLRTGSDSWQVRVRSGDKLDFRKGMSKFLCDNDVRVGDICRFELIDEEKFIMVVQIKRFPR; this is encoded by the exons ATGTTTACTTCtccttcttcatctttctctctcACTTCCCTtcttcatgaaatcatgtttttAAAATCATCAGTCCTACAGAGTAAAATGATGTCTTTTTCCCCATATCAAGAACAAGACAACAATAGTGTACTGCAGTTAAAG AAAATTCCACGAGGATTTCTCAAGGTCTTCAATGGGGAGGCTCCTGTGCACTTTGTGCTGGAAGGTCCTGCAGGGATATCTTGGCCGGTTGGTGTGGAACAGATTGAGGGCGATTTCGTTTTCAGAAGAGGTTGGCAGGactttgtgaagaagaagaatttaGAGTATGGAGATTTTCTAACATTTTGCTATGCTGGAAACTCAAAATTTTATGTTAGATTATATGGAAAAGATGGCTGCTTAAAGCAGGACCAAGAAAATGTGCACG GCTACTTACGAAAAGCAACTGGTACAACTATATGTGCAGCTCCTCCTCCCGCTTCATTTGAACTCGTCATGAAGAAATCTTACTTCACGAAATTG ACTATTCCAGCTGCATTTGGCAACAGATTTATGAAAAGGGGGGAAGAGAAATTTGCTACTCTTCGAACTGGTAGTGATAGCTGGCAGGTTAGAGTTCGCAGTGGTGATAAACTTGATTTTCGGAAAGGGATGAGCAAATTTTTGTGCGACAACGATGTGCGTGTAGGAGATATTTGCCGCTTTGAACTGATTGATGAGGAGAAGTTCATAATGGTAGTGCAAATTAAACGATTTCCCAGATGA
- the LOC132627355 gene encoding B3 domain-containing protein At3g06220-like isoform X3, which produces MKRIPPAFLKFFNGETPALFVLEGPAGKSWQVGVEQIESDLFFKRGWPDFVEENNLEYGDFLTFCYAGNSKLYVKIYEKDGCLKQDQENVHAPAPTDQAANESGNSNVSITLFELVMNEYCLKRKRLTIPAVFGNRFMKRGEEKIATLRTGSDSWQVKVCRDDRFLLRRGIGKFMCDNNLRVGDACRFELIDEEKFIMVVHIRRFPDKVVN; this is translated from the exons ATGAAG AGAATTCCTCCAGCCTTTCTCAAATTCTTCAATGGAGAGACTCCTGCGCTCTTTGTGCTTGAAGGTCCTGCAGGAAAATCTTGGCAAGTTGGTGTGGAACAGATTGAGTCCgatttatttttcaaaagagGTTGGCCAGACTTTGTGGAGGAGAATAATTTAGAGTATGGAGATTTTCTAACATTTTGCTATGCTGGAAACTCAAAATTATATGttaaaatatatgaaaaagaTGGCTGCTTAAAGCAAGACCAAGAAAATGTGCATG CTCCTGCTCCCACTGATCAAGCAGCTAACGAGTCAGGAAACTCTAATGTCTCAATCACTTTATTCGAACTCGTCATGAATGAATATTGTTTGAAGAGAAAGCGTTTG ACTATACCAGCTGTATTTGGCAATAGATTTATGAAAAGGGGTGAAGAGAAAATTGCTACTCTGCGAACTGGTAGTGATAGCTGGCAGGTTAAAGTTTGCCGTGATGATAGATTTTTACTTCGGAGAGGGATTGGCAAATTTATGTGCGACAACAATTTGCGTGTAGGAGATGCTTGCCGCTTTGAACTTATTGATGAGGAGAAGTTCATAATGGTGGTTCACATTAGACGATTTCCAGATAAAGTAGTCAACTAG
- the LOC132627355 gene encoding B3 domain-containing protein At3g06220-like isoform X1 — translation MDEAFIPDVLPEFFLCFPQTRIPPAFLKFFNGETPALFVLEGPAGKSWQVGVEQIESDLFFKRGWPDFVEENNLEYGDFLTFCYAGNSKLYVKIYEKDGCLKQDQENVHAPAPTDQAANESGNSNVSITLFELVMNEYCLKRKRLTIPAVFGNRFMKRGEEKIATLRTGSDSWQVKVCRDDRFLLRRGIGKFMCDNNLRVGDACRFELIDEEKFIMVVHIRRFPDKVVN, via the exons ATGGATGAAGCATTTATCCCTGATGTTCTTCCTGAGTTCTTTTTATGCTTTCCACAGACG AGAATTCCTCCAGCCTTTCTCAAATTCTTCAATGGAGAGACTCCTGCGCTCTTTGTGCTTGAAGGTCCTGCAGGAAAATCTTGGCAAGTTGGTGTGGAACAGATTGAGTCCgatttatttttcaaaagagGTTGGCCAGACTTTGTGGAGGAGAATAATTTAGAGTATGGAGATTTTCTAACATTTTGCTATGCTGGAAACTCAAAATTATATGttaaaatatatgaaaaagaTGGCTGCTTAAAGCAAGACCAAGAAAATGTGCATG CTCCTGCTCCCACTGATCAAGCAGCTAACGAGTCAGGAAACTCTAATGTCTCAATCACTTTATTCGAACTCGTCATGAATGAATATTGTTTGAAGAGAAAGCGTTTG ACTATACCAGCTGTATTTGGCAATAGATTTATGAAAAGGGGTGAAGAGAAAATTGCTACTCTGCGAACTGGTAGTGATAGCTGGCAGGTTAAAGTTTGCCGTGATGATAGATTTTTACTTCGGAGAGGGATTGGCAAATTTATGTGCGACAACAATTTGCGTGTAGGAGATGCTTGCCGCTTTGAACTTATTGATGAGGAGAAGTTCATAATGGTGGTTCACATTAGACGATTTCCAGATAAAGTAGTCAACTAG
- the LOC132628947 gene encoding uncharacterized protein LOC132628947, with product MDSLHKFTIQYPLLCAFLLLSPLYSNAAAPVLKPNNTNNANNALFDKVCSRTDKLFCMNFLKSNPKVMSAATSKPLDFALAIIQAGADEAKKTHAYLFQPKGKLSPQAIQAYNDCKTFWENLASGLERSVRVIKEEQGYAYDTTDYDLKVNLDKASNCGRALDSARIQDNVIAEGVKKVTLAVMGADAILVGVKPPKKLD from the coding sequence ATGGATTCATTGCACAAATTCACAATTCAATATCCCCTGTTATGTGCTTTCCTTTTGCTTTCTCCTTTGTATTCAAATGCTGCTGCTCCAGTTCTAAAACCCAACAATACAAATAATGCAAATAACGCACTTTTCGACAAGGTTTGCTCACGTACCGACAAACTATTCTGCATGAACTTCCTCAAAAGCAATCCAAAGGTAATGTCAGCTGCAACATCAAAGCCCTTAGACTTTGCACTTGCAATTATTCAGGCAGGTGCTGATGAAGCAAAAAAAACACATGCATATCTGTTCCAACCCAAAGGAAAACTCAGCCCACAAGCTATCCAGGCTTATAATGATTGCAAAAccttttgggaaaatttggctaGTGGATTGGAAAGGAGTGTCAGGGTTATTAAAGAAGAACAAGGCTATGCTTATGACACAACAGATTATGATCTTAAGGTGAATCTTGACAAAGCCAGTAATTGTGGAAGAGCGTTAGATTCTGCAAGGATTCAAGATAATGTTATTGCTGAAGGGGTTAAAAAGGTGACACTGGCTGTAATGGGTGCAGATGCCATTCTTGTTGGGGTAAAACCTCCCAAAAAGCTGGACTAG
- the LOC132627356 gene encoding B3 domain-containing protein REM9-like isoform X2 produces the protein MFTSPSSSFSLTSLLHEIMFLKSSVLQSKMMSFSPYQEQDNNSVLQLKKIPRGFLKVFNGEAPVHFVLEGPAGISWPVGVEQIEGDFVFRRGWQDFVKKKNLEYGDFLTFCYAGNSKFYVRLYGKDGCLKQDQENVHAPPPASFELVMKKSYFTKLTIPAAFGNRFMKRGEEKFATLRTGSDSWQVRVRSGDKLDFRKGMSKFLCDNDVRVGDICRFELIDEEKFIMVVQIKRFPR, from the exons ATGTTTACTTCtccttcttcatctttctctctcACTTCCCTtcttcatgaaatcatgtttttAAAATCATCAGTCCTACAGAGTAAAATGATGTCTTTTTCCCCATATCAAGAACAAGACAACAATAGTGTACTGCAGTTAAAG AAAATTCCACGAGGATTTCTCAAGGTCTTCAATGGGGAGGCTCCTGTGCACTTTGTGCTGGAAGGTCCTGCAGGGATATCTTGGCCGGTTGGTGTGGAACAGATTGAGGGCGATTTCGTTTTCAGAAGAGGTTGGCAGGactttgtgaagaagaagaatttaGAGTATGGAGATTTTCTAACATTTTGCTATGCTGGAAACTCAAAATTTTATGTTAGATTATATGGAAAAGATGGCTGCTTAAAGCAGGACCAAGAAAATGTGCACG CTCCTCCTCCCGCTTCATTTGAACTCGTCATGAAGAAATCTTACTTCACGAAATTG ACTATTCCAGCTGCATTTGGCAACAGATTTATGAAAAGGGGGGAAGAGAAATTTGCTACTCTTCGAACTGGTAGTGATAGCTGGCAGGTTAGAGTTCGCAGTGGTGATAAACTTGATTTTCGGAAAGGGATGAGCAAATTTTTGTGCGACAACGATGTGCGTGTAGGAGATATTTGCCGCTTTGAACTGATTGATGAGGAGAAGTTCATAATGGTAGTGCAAATTAAACGATTTCCCAGATGA
- the LOC132628946 gene encoding uncharacterized protein LOC132628946 → MDECSLQDAGFFGNIHTWSDNRGPPTTIWMRLDRLLYNEEWADEFSETTVQHLARVCSDHAPLLITMRKVLANVPRYLKFLDFWTEHESFEAVVKEVWQEPVEGNPMWILHQKLKKTNKRAELNEAKAEYVQFLKLQEVVLRQKAKANWLTDGDRNTAYFHSVIKGRRKKLSLQRIQDNTGQWREGTEDVANALVDYFQNIFNSDNSTGDFRSLNCISPRVT, encoded by the exons ATGGATGAATGCAGTTTACAAGATGCAGGTTTCTTTGGCAATATTCATACATGGAGTGACAATAGGGGACCTCCTACCACCATCTGGATGAGACTTGATAGGTTACTCTATAATGAAGAATGGGCAGATGAGTTCTCAGAAACTACAGTGCAACACCTGGCTAGAGTATGCTCGGATCATGCGCCTTTGTTGATCACAATGAGGAAGGTGCTTGCTAATGTTCCTAGATACCTCAAATTCCTAGATTTTTGGACAGAACATGAATCTTTTGAAGCAGTGGTTAAAGAAGTATGGCAAGAACCAGTGGAAGGCAACCCAATGTGGATTCTGCATcagaaattgaagaaaactaaCAAGAG GGCTGAATTGAATGAAGCTAAAGCAGAGTATGTACAGTTTCTCAAGTTGCAAGAAGTTGTTCTTAGACAAAAAGCCAAAGCTAACTGGTTGACTGATGGAGACAGGAATACCGCCTATTTTCACAGTGTGATtaaaggaagaagaaagaaactaAGCCTTCAAAGAATTCAGGACAATACTGGACAGTGGAGAGAAGGTACTGAAGATGTGGCAAATGCTTTGGTTGACTATTTTCAGAATATCTTCAATTCAGACAATAGTACAGGGGATTTTAGAAGTCTGAATTGTATCAGTCCAAGGGTCACGTAA
- the LOC132627355 gene encoding B3 domain-containing protein At3g06220-like isoform X2 produces the protein MQDQRIPPAFLKFFNGETPALFVLEGPAGKSWQVGVEQIESDLFFKRGWPDFVEENNLEYGDFLTFCYAGNSKLYVKIYEKDGCLKQDQENVHAPAPTDQAANESGNSNVSITLFELVMNEYCLKRKRLTIPAVFGNRFMKRGEEKIATLRTGSDSWQVKVCRDDRFLLRRGIGKFMCDNNLRVGDACRFELIDEEKFIMVVHIRRFPDKVVN, from the exons ATGCAAGATCAG AGAATTCCTCCAGCCTTTCTCAAATTCTTCAATGGAGAGACTCCTGCGCTCTTTGTGCTTGAAGGTCCTGCAGGAAAATCTTGGCAAGTTGGTGTGGAACAGATTGAGTCCgatttatttttcaaaagagGTTGGCCAGACTTTGTGGAGGAGAATAATTTAGAGTATGGAGATTTTCTAACATTTTGCTATGCTGGAAACTCAAAATTATATGttaaaatatatgaaaaagaTGGCTGCTTAAAGCAAGACCAAGAAAATGTGCATG CTCCTGCTCCCACTGATCAAGCAGCTAACGAGTCAGGAAACTCTAATGTCTCAATCACTTTATTCGAACTCGTCATGAATGAATATTGTTTGAAGAGAAAGCGTTTG ACTATACCAGCTGTATTTGGCAATAGATTTATGAAAAGGGGTGAAGAGAAAATTGCTACTCTGCGAACTGGTAGTGATAGCTGGCAGGTTAAAGTTTGCCGTGATGATAGATTTTTACTTCGGAGAGGGATTGGCAAATTTATGTGCGACAACAATTTGCGTGTAGGAGATGCTTGCCGCTTTGAACTTATTGATGAGGAGAAGTTCATAATGGTGGTTCACATTAGACGATTTCCAGATAAAGTAGTCAACTAG
- the LOC132627356 gene encoding B3 domain-containing protein Os03g0212300-like isoform X3, with product MDEAFIPDVLPEFFLCYPHTKIPRGFLKVFNGEAPVHFVLEGPAGISWPVGVEQIEGDFVFRRGWQDFVKKKNLEYGDFLTFCYAGNSKFYVRLYGKDGCLKQDQENVHGYLRKATGTTICAAPPPASFELVMKKSYFTKLTIPAAFGNRFMKRGEEKFATLRTGSDSWQVRVRSGDKLDFRKGMSKFLCDNDVRVGDICRFELIDEEKFIMVVQIKRFPR from the exons atggatgaAGCATTTATCCCTGATGTTCTCCCTGAGTTCTTTCTATGCTATCCACACACG AAAATTCCACGAGGATTTCTCAAGGTCTTCAATGGGGAGGCTCCTGTGCACTTTGTGCTGGAAGGTCCTGCAGGGATATCTTGGCCGGTTGGTGTGGAACAGATTGAGGGCGATTTCGTTTTCAGAAGAGGTTGGCAGGactttgtgaagaagaagaatttaGAGTATGGAGATTTTCTAACATTTTGCTATGCTGGAAACTCAAAATTTTATGTTAGATTATATGGAAAAGATGGCTGCTTAAAGCAGGACCAAGAAAATGTGCACG GCTACTTACGAAAAGCAACTGGTACAACTATATGTGCAGCTCCTCCTCCCGCTTCATTTGAACTCGTCATGAAGAAATCTTACTTCACGAAATTG ACTATTCCAGCTGCATTTGGCAACAGATTTATGAAAAGGGGGGAAGAGAAATTTGCTACTCTTCGAACTGGTAGTGATAGCTGGCAGGTTAGAGTTCGCAGTGGTGATAAACTTGATTTTCGGAAAGGGATGAGCAAATTTTTGTGCGACAACGATGTGCGTGTAGGAGATATTTGCCGCTTTGAACTGATTGATGAGGAGAAGTTCATAATGGTAGTGCAAATTAAACGATTTCCCAGATGA